The following coding sequences lie in one Fundulus heteroclitus isolate FHET01 chromosome 20, MU-UCD_Fhet_4.1, whole genome shotgun sequence genomic window:
- the LOC118567258 gene encoding testis-expressed protein 264-like: MIIQEERKLSGFPYLEIYHSDVINYMVPLSHQTDFFVPEMTEEPKAEVKDEDSDEDRGTDITGADSHSDVSSVSGGVPWDSRETSLAASTAASLASSLPLRDIMDSNEDSKHMEHSDRGSNDSVGSGSSFEELDMDQEELEGGQETEDGKEKETPEEEEGAGEDVGLVAKQRLLGDGEE; this comes from the exons ATGATCATTCAGGAG GAGAGGAAACTAAGTGGCTTCCCATATCTTGAGATCTATCACTCAGATGTCATCAACTACATGGTTCCACTGTCTCATCAGACGGACTTCTTTGTGCCAGAAATGACAGAGGAGCCAAAAGCAGAAGTGAAAGACGAGGACTCTGATGAGGACAGAGGAACTGACATTACAG GCGCAGATTCCCACAGCGATGTCAGCTCAGTAAGCGGCGGCGTGCCATGGGACAGTAGGGAGACATCCCTGGCAGCGTCCACGGCTGCCTCCCTGGCCTCCTCTCTGCCCCTGAGGGACATAATGGACTCAAACGAAGACAGTAAGCACATGGAGCACAGCGACAGAGGTTCAAACGACTCTGTGGGCAGCGGCTCGTCCTTCGAAGAACTTGACATGGaccaggaggagctggagggagGGCAAGAGACGGAAGACGGGAAGGAGAAAGAAAcccctgaagaagaagaaggagctggagaagaTGTCGGACTGGTTGCTAAGCAGAGGCTCCTGGGAGACGGAGAGGAGTAG